One part of the Myxococcales bacterium genome encodes these proteins:
- a CDS encoding glutamate synthase subunit beta yields the protein MGKPTGFLEYERQAPGWDDPKERVKHWNEFHEHQAEPVLQEQGARCMDCGVPFCHTGQIIAGMTAGCPLNNLIPEWNDLVYRGQWREALDRLHKTNNFPEFTGRVCPAPCEGSCVLGINAPPVSIKSIECAIVDHGFEAGFIKAEPPEKRTGKKVAVIGSGPAGLACAAELNKAGHTVTVFERADRIGGLLMYGIPSMKLEKRLVERRIKLLEEEGVTFLTNTWVGQNYPTEMLKREFDAIVLCGGATQARDLQVEGRQLRGVHLAMDFLSRNTKSLLDSRLEDGHYISAKDKHVVVIGGGDTGTDCVGTSIRHGCKSLVQLEILARPPEERALDNPWPQWPRVYKMDYGQEEASALWGQDPRQYAVSTQRLVGDAEGNVKEIHVVGLRQVPGVGRPRFEEVPGTERVIKADLVLLAMGFLGPEKPGLLTELAVDLDERGNVLAGEDYATSVPGVFSAGDMRRGQSLVVWAIAEGRQAARSVDKHLMGQTVLV from the coding sequence ATGGGCAAGCCAACAGGCTTCTTGGAATACGAACGACAGGCTCCAGGCTGGGACGACCCCAAGGAGCGCGTCAAGCACTGGAACGAGTTTCACGAACACCAGGCTGAGCCGGTGCTTCAGGAGCAGGGGGCCCGCTGCATGGACTGCGGTGTGCCCTTCTGCCACACGGGGCAAATCATCGCGGGGATGACCGCGGGATGTCCGCTCAACAACCTGATCCCCGAGTGGAACGACCTGGTTTACCGCGGGCAATGGCGGGAGGCGCTCGACCGCCTTCACAAAACGAACAACTTCCCCGAGTTCACGGGACGGGTATGTCCCGCGCCTTGCGAAGGCTCATGCGTGCTGGGCATCAACGCCCCGCCCGTGTCCATCAAGAGCATCGAGTGCGCCATCGTCGATCATGGCTTCGAGGCGGGGTTCATCAAGGCGGAGCCGCCGGAAAAGCGCACGGGGAAGAAGGTGGCTGTGATCGGCTCCGGTCCCGCGGGGCTTGCCTGCGCTGCCGAGCTGAACAAGGCGGGACACACGGTCACCGTGTTCGAGCGGGCCGACCGGATCGGTGGCCTATTGATGTACGGGATTCCCTCGATGAAGCTGGAAAAGCGCCTCGTGGAACGCCGGATCAAGCTCCTGGAAGAGGAGGGCGTCACGTTCCTCACGAACACCTGGGTCGGGCAAAACTATCCCACCGAGATGCTCAAGCGCGAGTTCGATGCCATCGTCCTCTGCGGCGGGGCCACGCAGGCGCGCGACCTCCAGGTCGAGGGCCGGCAGCTCAGGGGCGTGCACCTGGCCATGGATTTTCTGTCCAGGAACACCAAGAGCCTGCTCGACAGCCGGCTTGAGGACGGCCACTACATTTCGGCCAAGGACAAGCACGTGGTGGTCATCGGCGGCGGTGACACCGGCACCGACTGCGTAGGGACCTCCATCCGCCACGGCTGCAAGAGCCTGGTTCAGCTCGAAATCCTGGCGCGCCCGCCGGAAGAGCGCGCCCTCGATAACCCCTGGCCGCAGTGGCCGCGGGTCTACAAGATGGACTACGGTCAGGAAGAGGCCTCTGCCTTGTGGGGGCAGGATCCCCGGCAGTACGCCGTCAGCACCCAGCGGCTCGTGGGCGATGCCGAGGGCAACGTGAAAGAGATCCACGTGGTGGGTCTCCGTCAGGTTCCCGGCGTGGGCCGCCCGCGCTTCGAAGAAGTGCCGGGCACCGAGCGGGTGATCAAGGCGGACCTGGTGCTGCTGGCCATGGGCTTTTTGGGCCCGGAGAAGCCTGGTTTGCTCACCGAGCTGGCCGTCGACCTCGACGAGCGGGGCAACGTGTTGGCAGGCGAGGACTATGCCACCTCCGTTCCGGGCGTGTTCTCGGCGGGTGACATGCGGCGGGGTCAGTCCCTCGTGGTGTGGGCGATTGCCGAAGGCCGTCAGGCGGCCCGCAGCGTCGACAAGCACTTGATGGGCCAGACGGTTCTGGTCTAG